The Symphalangus syndactylus isolate Jambi chromosome 3, NHGRI_mSymSyn1-v2.1_pri, whole genome shotgun sequence genome has a segment encoding these proteins:
- the CHEK1 gene encoding serine/threonine-protein kinase Chk1 isoform X1: protein MRSAVLKSLQPRSLPDCKATLSGSSNLSASVFWSRRHSEGQDTGMRAVLLYGASARVCGSVTPASFGGKSAAFGFLQRWAKDSPPKCSVESWQCPLWKTGTWCKPWEKVPMEKPDIGMPEPDAQRFFHQLMAGVVYLHGIGITHRDIKPENLLLDERDNLKISDFGLATVFRYNNRERLLNKMCGTLPYVAPELLKRREFHAEPVDVWSCGIVLTAMLAGELPWDQPSDSCQEYSDWKEKKTYLNPWKKIDSAPLALLHKILVENPSARITIPDIKKDRWYNKPLKKGAKRPRVTSGGVSESPSGFSKHIQSNLDFSPVNSASSEENVKYSSSQPEPRTGLSLWDTSPSYIDKLVQGISFSQPTCPDHMLLNSQLLGTPGSSQNPWQRLVKRMTRFFTKLDADKSYQCLKETCEKLGYQWKKSCMNQVTVSTTDRRNNKLIFKVNLLEMDDKILVDFRLSKGDGLEFKRHFLKIKGKLIDIVSSQKVWLPAT from the exons ATGCGGTCGGCCGTCCTTAAATCACTTCAGCCAAGATCTCTCCCCGACTGCAAAGCAACCTTGAGCGGGAGCAGCAACCTCTCCGCGTCAGTCTTTTGGAGCCGCCGACATTCAGAGGGGCAGGACACGGGAATGCGCGCTGTCTTGCTTTACGGCGCGAGTGCGCGAGTTTGCGGCAGCGTGACGCCAGCAAGTTTTGGCGGGAAAAGCGCTGCATTTGGATTCCTGCAGCGGTGGGCAAAGGACAGTCCG CCGAAGTGCTCGGTGGAGTCATGGCAGTGCCCTTTGTGGAAGACTGGGACTTGGTGCAAACCCTGGGAGAAGGTGCCTATGGAGA AGCCAGACATAGGCATGCCTGAACCAGATGCTCAGAGGTTCTTCCATCAACTCATGGCAGGGGTG GTTTATCTGCATGGTATTGGAATAACTCACAGGGATATTAAACCAGAAAATCTTCTGTTGGATGAAAGGG aTAACCTCAAAATCTCAGACTTTGGCTTGGCAACAGTATTTCGGTATAATAATCGTGAGCGTTTGTTGAACAAGATGTGTGGTACTTTACCATATGTTGCTCCAGAACTTCTGAAGAGAAGAGAATTTCATGCAGAACCAGTTGATGTTTGGTCCTGTGGAATAGTACTTACTGCAATGCTCGCTGGAG AATTGCCATGGGACCAACCCAGTGACAGCTGTCAGGAATATTctgactggaaagaaaaaaaaacatacctCAACCCTTGGAAAAAAATCGATTCTGCTCCTCTAG CTCTGCTGCATAAAATCCTAGTTGAGAATCCATCAGCAAGAATTACCATTCCAGACATCAAAAAAGATAGATGGTACAACAAACCCCTCAAGAAAG gggCAAAAAGGCCCCGAGTCACTTCAGGTGGTGTGTCAGAGTCTCCCAGTGGATTCTCTAAGCACATTCAATCAAATTTGGACTTCTCTCCAGTAAACAGTGCTTCTAG TGAAGAAAATGTGAAGTACTCCAGTTCTCAGCCAGAACCCCGCACAGGTCTTTCCTTATGGGATACCAGCCCCTCATATATTGATAAATTGGTACAAGGGATCAGCTTTTCCCAGCCCACATGTCCTGATCATATGCTTCTGAATAGTCAGTTACTTGGCACCCCAGGATCCTCACAG AATCCCTGGCAGCGGTTGGTCAAAAGAATGACACGATTCTTTACCAAATTGGATGCAGACAAATCTTATCAGTGCCTGAAAGAGACTTGTGAGAAGTTGGGCTATCAATGGAAGAAGAGTTGTATGAATCAG GTTACTGTATCAACAACTGATAGGAGAAACAATAAACTCATTTTCAAAGTGAATTTGTTAGAAATGGATGATAAAATATTGGTTGACTTCCGGCTTTCTaag GGTGATGGATTGGAGTTCAAGAGACACTTCCTGAAGATTAAAGGGAAGCTGATTGATATTGTGAGCAGCCAGAAGGTTTGGCTTCCTGCCACATGA
- the CHEK1 gene encoding serine/threonine-protein kinase Chk1 isoform X3, with translation MWMRYKGKPKCSVESWQCPLWKTGTWCKPWEKVPMEKPDIGMPEPDAQRFFHQLMAGVVYLHGIGITHRDIKPENLLLDERDNLKISDFGLATVFRYNNRERLLNKMCGTLPYVAPELLKRREFHAEPVDVWSCGIVLTAMLAGELPWDQPSDSCQEYSDWKEKKTYLNPWKKIDSAPLALLHKILVENPSARITIPDIKKDRWYNKPLKKGAKRPRVTSGGVSESPSGFSKHIQSNLDFSPVNSASSEENVKYSSSQPEPRTGLSLWDTSPSYIDKLVQGISFSQPTCPDHMLLNSQLLGTPGSSQNPWQRLVKRMTRFFTKLDADKSYQCLKETCEKLGYQWKKSCMNQVTVSTTDRRNNKLIFKVNLLEMDDKILVDFRLSKGDGLEFKRHFLKIKGKLIDIVSSQKVWLPAT, from the exons ATGTGGATGAGATATAAGGGGAAG CCGAAGTGCTCGGTGGAGTCATGGCAGTGCCCTTTGTGGAAGACTGGGACTTGGTGCAAACCCTGGGAGAAGGTGCCTATGGAGA AGCCAGACATAGGCATGCCTGAACCAGATGCTCAGAGGTTCTTCCATCAACTCATGGCAGGGGTG GTTTATCTGCATGGTATTGGAATAACTCACAGGGATATTAAACCAGAAAATCTTCTGTTGGATGAAAGGG aTAACCTCAAAATCTCAGACTTTGGCTTGGCAACAGTATTTCGGTATAATAATCGTGAGCGTTTGTTGAACAAGATGTGTGGTACTTTACCATATGTTGCTCCAGAACTTCTGAAGAGAAGAGAATTTCATGCAGAACCAGTTGATGTTTGGTCCTGTGGAATAGTACTTACTGCAATGCTCGCTGGAG AATTGCCATGGGACCAACCCAGTGACAGCTGTCAGGAATATTctgactggaaagaaaaaaaaacatacctCAACCCTTGGAAAAAAATCGATTCTGCTCCTCTAG CTCTGCTGCATAAAATCCTAGTTGAGAATCCATCAGCAAGAATTACCATTCCAGACATCAAAAAAGATAGATGGTACAACAAACCCCTCAAGAAAG gggCAAAAAGGCCCCGAGTCACTTCAGGTGGTGTGTCAGAGTCTCCCAGTGGATTCTCTAAGCACATTCAATCAAATTTGGACTTCTCTCCAGTAAACAGTGCTTCTAG TGAAGAAAATGTGAAGTACTCCAGTTCTCAGCCAGAACCCCGCACAGGTCTTTCCTTATGGGATACCAGCCCCTCATATATTGATAAATTGGTACAAGGGATCAGCTTTTCCCAGCCCACATGTCCTGATCATATGCTTCTGAATAGTCAGTTACTTGGCACCCCAGGATCCTCACAG AATCCCTGGCAGCGGTTGGTCAAAAGAATGACACGATTCTTTACCAAATTGGATGCAGACAAATCTTATCAGTGCCTGAAAGAGACTTGTGAGAAGTTGGGCTATCAATGGAAGAAGAGTTGTATGAATCAG GTTACTGTATCAACAACTGATAGGAGAAACAATAAACTCATTTTCAAAGTGAATTTGTTAGAAATGGATGATAAAATATTGGTTGACTTCCGGCTTTCTaag GGTGATGGATTGGAGTTCAAGAGACACTTCCTGAAGATTAAAGGGAAGCTGATTGATATTGTGAGCAGCCAGAAGGTTTGGCTTCCTGCCACATGA
- the CHEK1 gene encoding serine/threonine-protein kinase Chk1 isoform X4 has protein sequence MAVPFVEDWDLVQTLGEGAYGEVQLAVNRVTEEAVAVKIVDMKRAVDCPENIKKEICINKMLNHENVVKFYGHRREGNIQYLFLEYCSGGELFDRIEPDIGMPEPDAQRFFHQLMAGVVYLHGIGITHRDIKPENLLLDERDNLKISDFGLATVFRYNNRERLLNKMCGTLPYVAPELLKRREFHAEPVDVWSCGIVLTAMLAGELPWDQPSDSCQEYSDWKEKKTYLNPWKKIDSAPLALLHKILVENPSARITIPDIKKDRWYNKPLKKGAKRPRVTSGGVSESPSGFSKHIQSNLDFSPVNSASSEENVKYSSSQPEPRTGLSLWDTSPSYIDKLVQGISFSQPTCPDHMLLNSQLLGTPGSSQNPWQRLVKRMTRFFTKLDADKSYQCLKETCEKLGYQWKKSCMNQGDGLEFKRHFLKIKGKLIDIVSSQKVWLPAT, from the exons ATGGCAGTGCCCTTTGTGGAAGACTGGGACTTGGTGCAAACCCTGGGAGAAGGTGCCTATGGAGA agTTCAACTTGCGGTGAATAGAGTAACTGAAGAAGCAGTCGCAGTGAAGATTGTAGATATGAAGCGTGCCGTAGACTGtccagaaaatattaagaaagagaTCTGTATCAATAAAATGCTAAATCATGAAAATGTAGTAAAATTCTATGGTCACAGGAGAGAAGGCAATATCCAATATTTATTTCTGGAGTACTGTAGTGGAGGAGAGCTTTTTGACAGAATAG AGCCAGACATAGGCATGCCTGAACCAGATGCTCAGAGGTTCTTCCATCAACTCATGGCAGGGGTG GTTTATCTGCATGGTATTGGAATAACTCACAGGGATATTAAACCAGAAAATCTTCTGTTGGATGAAAGGG aTAACCTCAAAATCTCAGACTTTGGCTTGGCAACAGTATTTCGGTATAATAATCGTGAGCGTTTGTTGAACAAGATGTGTGGTACTTTACCATATGTTGCTCCAGAACTTCTGAAGAGAAGAGAATTTCATGCAGAACCAGTTGATGTTTGGTCCTGTGGAATAGTACTTACTGCAATGCTCGCTGGAG AATTGCCATGGGACCAACCCAGTGACAGCTGTCAGGAATATTctgactggaaagaaaaaaaaacatacctCAACCCTTGGAAAAAAATCGATTCTGCTCCTCTAG CTCTGCTGCATAAAATCCTAGTTGAGAATCCATCAGCAAGAATTACCATTCCAGACATCAAAAAAGATAGATGGTACAACAAACCCCTCAAGAAAG gggCAAAAAGGCCCCGAGTCACTTCAGGTGGTGTGTCAGAGTCTCCCAGTGGATTCTCTAAGCACATTCAATCAAATTTGGACTTCTCTCCAGTAAACAGTGCTTCTAG TGAAGAAAATGTGAAGTACTCCAGTTCTCAGCCAGAACCCCGCACAGGTCTTTCCTTATGGGATACCAGCCCCTCATATATTGATAAATTGGTACAAGGGATCAGCTTTTCCCAGCCCACATGTCCTGATCATATGCTTCTGAATAGTCAGTTACTTGGCACCCCAGGATCCTCACAG AATCCCTGGCAGCGGTTGGTCAAAAGAATGACACGATTCTTTACCAAATTGGATGCAGACAAATCTTATCAGTGCCTGAAAGAGACTTGTGAGAAGTTGGGCTATCAATGGAAGAAGAGTTGTATGAATCAG GGTGATGGATTGGAGTTCAAGAGACACTTCCTGAAGATTAAAGGGAAGCTGATTGATATTGTGAGCAGCCAGAAGGTTTGGCTTCCTGCCACATGA
- the CHEK1 gene encoding serine/threonine-protein kinase Chk1 isoform X2, with product MAVPFVEDWDLVQTLGEGAYGEVQLAVNRVTEEAVAVKIVDMKRAVDCPENIKKEICINKMLNHENVVKFYGHRREGNIQYLFLEYCSGGELFDRIEPDIGMPEPDAQRFFHQLMAGVVYLHGIGITHRDIKPENLLLDERDNLKISDFGLATVFRYNNRERLLNKMCGTLPYVAPELLKRREFHAEPVDVWSCGIVLTAMLAGELPWDQPSDSCQEYSDWKEKKTYLNPWKKIDSAPLALLHKILVENPSARITIPDIKKDRWYNKPLKKGAKRPRVTSGGVSESPSGFSKHIQSNLDFSPVNSASSEENVKYSSSQPEPRTGLSLWDTSPSYIDKLVQGISFSQPTCPDHMLLNSQLLGTPGSSQNPWQRLVKRMTRFFTKLDADKSYQCLKETCEKLGYQWKKSCMNQVTVSTTDRRNNKLIFKVNLLEMDDKILVDFRLSKGDGLEFKRHFLKIKGKLIDIVSSQKVWLPAT from the exons ATGGCAGTGCCCTTTGTGGAAGACTGGGACTTGGTGCAAACCCTGGGAGAAGGTGCCTATGGAGA agTTCAACTTGCGGTGAATAGAGTAACTGAAGAAGCAGTCGCAGTGAAGATTGTAGATATGAAGCGTGCCGTAGACTGtccagaaaatattaagaaagagaTCTGTATCAATAAAATGCTAAATCATGAAAATGTAGTAAAATTCTATGGTCACAGGAGAGAAGGCAATATCCAATATTTATTTCTGGAGTACTGTAGTGGAGGAGAGCTTTTTGACAGAATAG AGCCAGACATAGGCATGCCTGAACCAGATGCTCAGAGGTTCTTCCATCAACTCATGGCAGGGGTG GTTTATCTGCATGGTATTGGAATAACTCACAGGGATATTAAACCAGAAAATCTTCTGTTGGATGAAAGGG aTAACCTCAAAATCTCAGACTTTGGCTTGGCAACAGTATTTCGGTATAATAATCGTGAGCGTTTGTTGAACAAGATGTGTGGTACTTTACCATATGTTGCTCCAGAACTTCTGAAGAGAAGAGAATTTCATGCAGAACCAGTTGATGTTTGGTCCTGTGGAATAGTACTTACTGCAATGCTCGCTGGAG AATTGCCATGGGACCAACCCAGTGACAGCTGTCAGGAATATTctgactggaaagaaaaaaaaacatacctCAACCCTTGGAAAAAAATCGATTCTGCTCCTCTAG CTCTGCTGCATAAAATCCTAGTTGAGAATCCATCAGCAAGAATTACCATTCCAGACATCAAAAAAGATAGATGGTACAACAAACCCCTCAAGAAAG gggCAAAAAGGCCCCGAGTCACTTCAGGTGGTGTGTCAGAGTCTCCCAGTGGATTCTCTAAGCACATTCAATCAAATTTGGACTTCTCTCCAGTAAACAGTGCTTCTAG TGAAGAAAATGTGAAGTACTCCAGTTCTCAGCCAGAACCCCGCACAGGTCTTTCCTTATGGGATACCAGCCCCTCATATATTGATAAATTGGTACAAGGGATCAGCTTTTCCCAGCCCACATGTCCTGATCATATGCTTCTGAATAGTCAGTTACTTGGCACCCCAGGATCCTCACAG AATCCCTGGCAGCGGTTGGTCAAAAGAATGACACGATTCTTTACCAAATTGGATGCAGACAAATCTTATCAGTGCCTGAAAGAGACTTGTGAGAAGTTGGGCTATCAATGGAAGAAGAGTTGTATGAATCAG GTTACTGTATCAACAACTGATAGGAGAAACAATAAACTCATTTTCAAAGTGAATTTGTTAGAAATGGATGATAAAATATTGGTTGACTTCCGGCTTTCTaag GGTGATGGATTGGAGTTCAAGAGACACTTCCTGAAGATTAAAGGGAAGCTGATTGATATTGTGAGCAGCCAGAAGGTTTGGCTTCCTGCCACATGA